A genome region from Populus alba chromosome 5, ASM523922v2, whole genome shotgun sequence includes the following:
- the LOC118057068 gene encoding probable terpene synthase 3 — translation MALQESTPKAQFRRTAEFHPSVWGDYFINKAPCDEMLFSAWIKEVEVLKEEVRTMLTSATLKPSEKLKLMDIVLRLGIGYHFEGEFNGIIEHAYNTYHDNNFDDDLFTVALRFRLLREYGYNVSSDIFNEFKDGKGNFKDNLIDDVEGLLSLYEASVLGGHGEETLDKALSFCKTHLESAVAHLVSPLADKVSRALKRPLLKGVPKHEQWHHILIYQQDEACPGAVLKLAKLDFNVLQKCYQDELRIISRWWIDLDFATKLPFARDRVIECFFWGLGAFLEPQFVLARRFITKVLVLLSILDDIYDVHGTIEELELFTEKIERWDTSMEDLPDYMKLFFEALIGFFDEIEQETAKEGRPYCVHYCREMLKNQARAYLTEARWFNHDCVPQLEEYRRAGLYTSCSPMSAVAWICGMAETGSKEAFEWMSKNPKIVVASSDIGRLMDDITSHEFEQERGHVASAVECCMKQYGVSKEEAYDMLRKMVESDWKDINEELLKPSTVPRQILILMLNLARIIDVLYKDHDGYTEARNTTKELLTAFLVDPLPVVA, via the exons ATGGCCCTTCAAGAATCAACCCCAAAAGCTCAATTTCGCCGAACAGCAGAGTTTCATCCTTCTGTATGGGGTGATTACTTCATCAACAAGGCTCCTTGCGATGAG ATGCTATTCAGCGCCTGGATTAAGGAAGTTGAGGTGCTGAAAGAAGAAGTGAGGACCATGCTTACAAGCGCCACTCTAAAACCATCAGAAAAGCTGAAGTTGATGGACATTGTCCTTCGGCTAGGCATTGGTTACCATTTTGAAGGAGAATTTAATGGCATAATAGAGCACGCATACAATACTTACCATGACAACAACTTCGACGATGACCTCTTTACAGTTGCTCTTCGATTTCGATTACTTAGAGAGTATGGATACAATGTTTCAAGTG ATATATTCAACGAGTTCAAGGATGGAAAAGGCAACTTCAAGGACAATCTTATTGATGATGTGGAAGGCTTGCTAAGTTTATATGAAGCTTCTGTCCTCGGTGGTCATGGAGAAGAAACGCTAGATAAAGCTCTTTCCTTTTGCAAAACTCACCTCGAGTCCGCGGTTGCTCATCTGGTCTCTCCTCTTGCTGACAAAGTAAGTCGTGCTTTGAAGCGGCCTCTCCTCAAAGGCGTTCCAAAGCATGAGCAATGGCACCACATCCTTATCTACCAGCAAGACGAAGCTTGCCCTGGAGCTGTTCTAAAGCTAGCAAAGTTGGATTTCAATGTATTGCAAAAGTGCTACCAGGACGAGCTGAGGATTATCTCTAG GTGGTGGATAGACTTGGACTTTGCTACAAAGCTACCCTTTGCTCGAGACAGAGTGATTGAGTGCTTTTTTTGGGGACTGGGAGCATTTCTTGAGCCACAATTTGTACTTGCAAGGAGGTTCATAACAAAAGTACTTGTACTTTTGTCCATATTGGATGACATATATGACGTGCACGGAACGATTGAAGAACTTGAGCTTTTCACCGAAAAGATTGAAAG GTGGGATACTAGCATGGAAGATCTGCCAGATTacatgaaattgttttttgaggCATTAATTGGTTTCTTCGATGAAATTGAGCAAGAGACAGCGAAGGAAGGAAGACCATACTGCGTGCACTACTGTAGAGAAATG TTGAAGAATCAAGCAAGGGCCTACCTTACTGAAGCTAGATGGTTCAACCATGACTGTGTTCCACAACTGGAGGAATACAGGCGTGCTGGTCTGTATACTTCTTGTTCGCCCATGTCCGCAGTGGCATGGATATGTGGGATGGCAGAAACAGGTTCAAAGGAGGCATTTGAGTGGATGTCCAAAAATCCTAAAATCGTGGTTGCGTCATCTGATATCGGTAGGCTCATGGATGACATTACATCCCATGAG TTTGAGCAAGAAAGAGGACATGTTGCGTCAGCTGTTGAGTGCTGCATGAAGCAATATGGGGTTTCAAAGGAAGAAGCATATGACATGTTGAGAAAGATGGTTGAAAGTGATTGGAAAGACATAAATGAGGAGCTTCTCAAGCCATCTACTGTTCCTAGGCAAATCTTGATACTTATGCTTAATCTAGCTCGTATCATCGACGTTCTATACAAGGATCATGATGGCTATACAGAGGCCAGGAACACGACGAAGGAATTGCTGACTGCTTTCCTCGTAGATCCCCTTCCAGTTGTAGCATGA